Proteins from a genomic interval of Treponema brennaborense DSM 12168:
- a CDS encoding tetratricopeptide repeat protein: MKKLCMLQSLSRIVCAGVLAGGLLSCVSTNVPAENGTERAETAAEAVPVSPASVSAPAAADDEVFSPVNFAGNLQSVLESGSLAEALALFDSLPPEYENDASLQYLHASLLISNGELDKAADITDTLLKKNPDDTDVLLLSAMLAKASGDTAKKSAALKRILSLDPTNSDANVELGEEQMLRRNYNQAKRYYLKGLSGDPGHEGALFGYGQVSYYTGDDEASRSSFEKILESDPENSLAYAYLGKLAAEKENYKVATEYIEKALKFDDDIYDYWLDYGQYLRYQGDFAGAESAWRRAAELESDYFLAYAYLAGLFDEENRFDEALAMYRKVIELNPKYYFAYESLGMFAWHENDFAEVRRAFALARSMNEENVSYPLMIAAAYLKEGKTKESRELLGKAMRNKSQTSVEYAVLRLYYDQIGDQQVVQKVLNESNRNLKGKMLYYLGLFYDINGNDVLAEKYYTDVLNLNSPMFFEYRLAEWAVSAPDAPDGARAVSGISPEN, from the coding sequence ATGAAAAAACTTTGTATGCTGCAGTCTTTGTCCCGTATCGTGTGCGCGGGAGTGCTTGCAGGCGGTTTGCTTTCCTGCGTCAGCACGAACGTGCCTGCGGAAAACGGCACTGAACGGGCGGAGACAGCCGCGGAAGCCGTTCCCGTTTCGCCTGCCTCAGTATCCGCTCCTGCAGCGGCGGACGACGAAGTTTTTTCACCGGTGAATTTTGCGGGCAACCTGCAGTCGGTGCTCGAATCGGGGTCTCTTGCCGAAGCGCTCGCGCTGTTCGATTCGCTTCCGCCCGAATACGAAAACGACGCGTCGCTGCAATATCTGCACGCGTCGCTGCTCATTTCAAACGGCGAATTGGACAAAGCCGCCGACATTACGGACACGCTGCTCAAAAAAAATCCCGACGATACGGACGTGCTGCTGCTTTCGGCCATGCTTGCCAAAGCTTCCGGCGACACGGCAAAAAAATCCGCCGCGCTGAAACGGATACTGAGTCTCGACCCGACCAACAGCGACGCGAACGTCGAACTGGGTGAAGAACAGATGCTGCGGCGCAATTATAATCAGGCCAAACGGTACTATCTGAAAGGTTTGTCCGGAGATCCCGGGCACGAAGGCGCGCTGTTCGGATACGGGCAGGTTTCCTATTATACCGGTGACGACGAAGCTTCCCGCTCCAGTTTTGAAAAAATACTGGAATCCGATCCGGAAAACAGTCTCGCCTACGCGTATTTGGGCAAACTCGCCGCCGAAAAAGAAAATTATAAAGTCGCCACGGAATATATCGAAAAAGCGCTGAAATTCGACGACGACATATACGATTATTGGCTCGATTACGGGCAGTATTTGCGGTATCAGGGTGATTTTGCCGGTGCGGAGTCGGCGTGGCGGCGTGCGGCGGAACTCGAATCCGATTATTTTCTTGCATACGCGTATCTTGCCGGTCTGTTCGACGAAGAAAACCGTTTCGACGAAGCGCTCGCGATGTACCGCAAAGTGATCGAACTGAATCCCAAATATTATTTCGCCTACGAGTCGCTGGGAATGTTCGCCTGGCATGAAAACGACTTTGCCGAAGTGCGCCGCGCGTTTGCACTCGCGCGCAGCATGAATGAAGAAAACGTGTCGTATCCGCTGATGATAGCCGCCGCATATTTGAAAGAGGGCAAAACGAAAGAATCGCGGGAACTTTTGGGTAAGGCGATGCGCAACAAGAGTCAGACTTCCGTTGAATACGCCGTGCTGCGTCTGTATTACGATCAGATAGGCGATCAGCAAGTCGTGCAGAAAGTTCTGAACGAATCGAACCGGAATCTGAAAGGAAAAATGCTCTATTATCTGGGGCTTTTTTATGATATAAACGGTAATGACGTTCTTGCGGAAAAGTATTATACTGACGTATTGAATCTGAACAGTCCGATGTTTTTTGAATATCGCCTCGCCGAATGGGCGGTTTCCGCTCCGGATGCGCCGGACGGTGCGCGCGCGGTTTCCGGAATATCGCCTGAAAACTGA
- a CDS encoding TraB/GumN family protein → MSQTEKRLILDGREIILLGTAHISQESIAEVTAAIHTEKPDCVAIELDEQRYQSMQNPESWRNLDIVKVLKNGQGFVLMANLVLSSFQKRMGADVGVKPGEEMKAGIAAAEELGIPSVMVDRPIQMTLRRAWAKNSLWGKCKLLAVLLSSAFEKEEISAEQIEKLKNESEMDSMMNEIAEYLPAVKTVLIDERDRYLAAHIWDAQINGQAARKIVAVLGAGHLPGVVKHLEALAARSESSDTSDISVLPPPGIGGKIAGLVFPLAIVALIVAGFFTSGAKTSLDMLLNWILWNGSLAAFGALLAGGHVLTVLAGFVGAPIATLNPVIGVGLFTGIVQAWIRKPKVQDMERLSEDAVTFKGYYKNRILRVLLVFFLSSIGGVIGNFIAVPALVSSLVK, encoded by the coding sequence ATGAGTCAAACAGAAAAGCGCCTGATACTCGACGGGCGTGAAATCATCCTGCTGGGTACCGCGCACATTTCGCAGGAAAGTATTGCCGAAGTTACCGCCGCCATTCACACGGAAAAACCGGATTGCGTTGCGATCGAACTTGACGAACAGCGCTATCAATCCATGCAAAATCCCGAATCCTGGCGCAATCTCGACATCGTGAAAGTGCTGAAAAACGGACAGGGGTTCGTGCTTATGGCCAATCTCGTACTGTCGTCTTTTCAGAAACGGATGGGCGCCGACGTGGGCGTGAAACCGGGTGAAGAAATGAAAGCCGGTATCGCCGCCGCGGAAGAACTCGGCATCCCGTCCGTGATGGTCGACCGGCCGATTCAGATGACGCTGCGCCGCGCCTGGGCCAAAAACTCGTTGTGGGGAAAATGCAAACTGCTGGCCGTGCTGCTTTCGAGCGCGTTTGAAAAAGAAGAAATTTCCGCCGAACAGATTGAAAAGCTCAAAAATGAAAGCGAAATGGATTCCATGATGAATGAGATCGCCGAATATCTGCCCGCAGTCAAAACGGTGCTGATCGACGAACGGGACCGGTATCTTGCCGCTCACATCTGGGACGCGCAGATAAACGGTCAGGCAGCGCGGAAAATAGTCGCCGTTCTGGGAGCGGGACATTTGCCCGGCGTGGTAAAACATCTTGAAGCGCTTGCCGCGCGCAGCGAATCTTCCGATACGTCCGATATTTCCGTTCTGCCGCCGCCGGGTATCGGCGGTAAAATTGCCGGGTTGGTATTTCCGTTGGCGATCGTCGCGCTGATAGTCGCGGGATTTTTTACCAGCGGCGCAAAAACTTCACTCGACATGCTGCTGAATTGGATATTGTGGAACGGTTCGCTTGCGGCGTTCGGCGCACTTTTGGCCGGCGGCCACGTGCTGACGGTCCTCGCCGGATTCGTCGGTGCACCGATCGCGACGCTGAATCCCGTTATCGGCGTCGGACTTTTTACCGGTATCGTGCAGGCCTGGATCCGCAAACCGAAAGTGCAGGACATGGAGCGCCTTTCGGAAGACGCCGTGACGTTCAAAGGGTATTATAAAAACCGGATTCTGCGCGTACTGCTGGTTTTTTTCTTGTCGTCGATCGGCGGTGTCATCGGCAATTTTATCGCCGTGCCCGCACTCGTTTCCAGTCTCGTAAAATAA
- a CDS encoding MgtC/SapB family protein: MNDVWTELTGSGLEWYVCLFRVVLSFFAGCILGLERKFRMQFVGMRTLILICVSSSVLMMLSVYMSRLAGSAGGDPARLASQVVSGIGFLGGGAILRQGFNVKGLTSAAIIWTAAALGLALGAGFVLPAGIALTVCVISLVFIEKVEDKLFPTEQLKNLRISYANGTPDEARVRKIATESGIVVSGLKGASSNRAGRIDLVFSVRVPKYVDFCTMAKRLKEDPAVTEIFLND; this comes from the coding sequence ATGAATGACGTATGGACTGAATTGACCGGCAGCGGCCTCGAATGGTACGTATGCCTGTTTCGCGTTGTGCTCAGTTTTTTTGCCGGTTGTATCCTCGGCCTCGAGCGGAAATTCCGTATGCAGTTCGTCGGTATGCGGACGCTGATTCTGATATGCGTTTCGTCTTCGGTGTTGATGATGCTTTCCGTTTATATGTCCCGGCTTGCCGGCAGTGCGGGCGGTGATCCTGCCCGGCTCGCTTCTCAAGTTGTGTCCGGTATCGGTTTTTTGGGCGGCGGCGCCATTTTGCGGCAGGGTTTCAACGTAAAAGGTTTGACGTCGGCGGCCATTATTTGGACGGCGGCCGCTCTGGGGCTTGCGCTCGGTGCGGGATTCGTTTTGCCTGCGGGAATTGCGCTTACGGTTTGCGTGATATCGCTGGTTTTCATTGAAAAAGTGGAAGATAAACTGTTCCCTACCGAGCAGCTCAAAAATCTGCGGATTTCGTATGCGAACGGTACTCCCGACGAAGCGCGTGTCAGGAAAATAGCGACGGAAAGCGGCATCGTGGTTTCGGGGCTTAAAGGCGCTTCTTCCAACCGGGCGGGGCGGATTGATTTGGTGTTCAGTGTCCGCGTGCCGAAATACGTCGATTTTTGTACGATGGCGAAGCGCCTTAAAGAAGATCCGGCCGTTACCGAAATTTTCCTGAACGATTAA
- a CDS encoding PIN domain-containing protein produces MTVVFNTNIIIDILAQRQPFYSDSFQSMRICNGESMTACITSNTVTDIAYILHRYGHGKVQIKEILLKLFSLVEILAVDSADCRNAVLSSIEDFEDSVLIECAFRHKANYIITRNINDYTAAKLEAITPKDFINMSKLR; encoded by the coding sequence ATGACGGTTGTGTTTAATACGAATATCATTATAGATATTCTGGCACAAAGACAACCGTTTTATTCAGATTCCTTTCAATCGATGCGCATATGTAACGGGGAATCCATGACGGCCTGTATAACGTCAAATACCGTTACCGACATTGCCTATATTTTGCACAGATACGGTCACGGCAAAGTCCAAATAAAAGAAATCCTTTTGAAATTGTTTTCTTTAGTTGAAATTCTTGCCGTTGACTCTGCCGATTGCCGCAACGCAGTTTTATCATCAATTGAAGATTTTGAAGATTCCGTCTTGATCGAATGTGCGTTTCGACACAAAGCAAACTATATAATTACAAGAAATATCAATGATTACACGGCTGCCAAGCTCGAAGCGATAACACCTAAAGATTTTATAAACATGAGTAAATTACGCTAA
- a CDS encoding Cof-type HAD-IIB family hydrolase has product MNYNKLPAEKLRAGIIAIDLDDTLLKEDLSISDYTVSVLQRAADAGIYVTLCSGRTDNAILPYVRRLDLAGKEQGRYIIAQNGASVSDLHTRREIFSRTVDPELLIYAHRAAAERGMFSEVYDASTIYVPADNEWTQTDVKLSGLKMQVVPEYEALLGKGHPKMVIPGDPAEIQLLQAALKAAIGDKCVIFTSKPYFLEILPYNCGKGEALEWLSDRLAIPRSRTMSFGDSMNDESMIRYAEQSVAMCNGLDAIKELARYVTEYSHNEDGLARFIEKYVL; this is encoded by the coding sequence ATGAATTACAATAAATTACCCGCGGAAAAACTGCGGGCGGGCATAATCGCGATCGACCTCGACGATACGCTTTTGAAAGAAGATCTTTCGATTTCGGATTATACGGTGAGCGTTCTGCAGCGCGCCGCCGACGCCGGTATATACGTAACGCTTTGTTCCGGCCGTACCGACAACGCGATTCTGCCGTACGTGCGCCGGCTCGATCTTGCCGGAAAAGAGCAGGGACGGTATATCATCGCGCAGAACGGCGCCTCCGTTTCCGACCTGCACACGCGCCGTGAAATTTTTTCACGGACGGTCGATCCCGAATTGCTGATATACGCGCATCGCGCGGCGGCCGAACGGGGAATGTTCAGCGAAGTATACGATGCGTCGACCATTTACGTTCCGGCAGACAACGAGTGGACTCAAACGGACGTCAAGCTCAGCGGGCTGAAAATGCAGGTAGTTCCCGAATACGAAGCGCTTCTGGGTAAAGGGCATCCCAAAATGGTGATTCCCGGTGATCCTGCGGAAATCCAGCTGCTGCAGGCTGCGCTGAAAGCGGCGATCGGCGATAAATGCGTTATTTTTACCAGCAAACCGTATTTTCTCGAAATCCTGCCGTATAACTGCGGTAAGGGCGAAGCGCTCGAATGGCTGTCAGACCGGCTTGCTATCCCGCGCAGCCGAACCATGTCGTTCGGAGACAGCATGAACGACGAGTCCATGATCCGGTATGCCGAACAGAGCGTTGCCATGTGCAACGGGCTCGACGCAATCAAGGAACTCGCCCGGTACGTAACCGAATATTCGCACAATGAAGACGGTTTGGCGCGCTTTATCGAAAAATATGTGCTATAA
- a CDS encoding CBS domain-containing protein — METIPLNTDSSPNAVLDLLFKLKVKDVMSAPVLTAGAGDSLRSIQLRMKRKNITGMPIVAGNRLVGIVSMDDIVNAFDGGWIDDRAEAHMTRDIIVLQETMSVSFCVSYFNKYGFGRFPVLNAEHELTGIVTASDVISALLVSMNSEMERLENEAASLAPDAEARTGSAAAGTAGNADDKNAVRVVEFKTEPFNFETAGMASTEIKKLLKTMGTDPSLARRIGIASYELEINQVVHSCGGVMRYFIAPEKLVIEAQDTGPGIPDVAKALTEGFSTADDRIRALGFGAGMGLPNTKRVSDDFDITSAPGSGTTVHAVFYFKNP; from the coding sequence ATGGAAACCATTCCGTTAAACACTGATTCTTCGCCAAACGCTGTCCTCGACCTGCTGTTCAAGCTCAAAGTGAAAGACGTCATGTCCGCTCCCGTGCTTACCGCCGGTGCGGGTGATTCGCTGCGTTCTATTCAGCTGCGGATGAAGCGGAAAAACATCACCGGTATGCCGATCGTCGCGGGGAACCGTTTAGTCGGCATCGTTTCCATGGACGATATCGTAAACGCGTTCGACGGCGGCTGGATAGACGACCGTGCCGAAGCGCACATGACGCGCGACATCATCGTGCTTCAGGAAACCATGTCCGTTTCGTTTTGCGTTTCGTATTTCAATAAATACGGCTTCGGCCGTTTTCCGGTGCTGAACGCGGAACACGAACTGACGGGAATCGTTACGGCGTCGGACGTGATTTCCGCGCTGCTCGTTTCGATGAACAGTGAAATGGAACGCCTCGAAAACGAAGCGGCCTCGCTCGCACCGGATGCGGAAGCTCGCACCGGATCCGCCGCGGCCGGTACCGCCGGAAATGCGGATGATAAAAACGCCGTCCGCGTCGTGGAATTCAAAACGGAACCGTTCAATTTTGAAACGGCCGGAATGGCGTCTACGGAAATAAAGAAACTACTGAAAACGATGGGCACCGATCCGTCTTTGGCTCGCCGGATCGGAATTGCAAGCTACGAGCTTGAAATCAATCAGGTGGTGCATTCCTGCGGCGGCGTGATGCGTTATTTTATTGCTCCCGAAAAACTCGTTATAGAAGCACAGGATACGGGGCCGGGAATTCCCGACGTTGCCAAAGCGCTGACGGAAGGGTTTTCCACCGCCGACGACCGTATCCGTGCGCTCGGCTTCGGTGCGGGCATGGGATTGCCGAATACGAAGCGCGTTTCCGATGATTTCGATATAACGTCCGCCCCCGGATCGGGAACGACGGTGCACGCGGTGTTCTATTTTAAGAATCCGTGA
- a CDS encoding PHP domain-containing protein, with amino-acid sequence MTILADFHIHSCLSPCGDLEMSPSVIARKLAEKGVALAALTDHNSALNCPAFAVSCRKFGVLPLFGMEVQTAEEIHVLALFSSCQTALDFGAELYETLPPVLNDPEKTGDQVYVDADENILGEVEKYLITSVSLSIDEIGARIHGLGGLCIPAHVDRPAFSLVSQFGYVPAAKDWDALEFVCPRNPVPTEAGMAPPSSLGLPVITSSDAHYPEHIARRAFTLDIGDLPLTGPDGAVSLDTVRAALKRLT; translated from the coding sequence ATGACGATTCTTGCCGATTTTCATATTCATTCGTGCCTTTCGCCGTGCGGCGACTTGGAAATGTCGCCGTCCGTTATCGCGCGGAAACTTGCGGAAAAAGGCGTCGCACTCGCCGCGCTTACCGATCACAATTCGGCGCTGAACTGTCCCGCGTTCGCCGTCTCCTGCCGAAAATTCGGCGTACTGCCGCTGTTCGGCATGGAAGTGCAGACGGCGGAAGAAATTCACGTACTCGCCCTGTTTTCTTCGTGCCAAACGGCGCTCGACTTCGGGGCGGAATTATATGAAACGCTGCCGCCGGTTTTAAACGATCCGGAAAAAACCGGCGATCAGGTGTACGTTGATGCAGATGAAAACATCCTCGGCGAAGTAGAAAAATATCTGATAACGTCGGTTTCTCTTTCTATAGATGAAATCGGCGCGCGGATCCACGGACTCGGCGGCTTATGCATACCGGCGCACGTGGATCGTCCCGCGTTTTCATTGGTAAGCCAGTTCGGATACGTACCGGCGGCGAAGGACTGGGATGCGCTCGAATTCGTGTGTCCGCGAAATCCGGTGCCGACCGAAGCGGGTATGGCGCCGCCTTCGAGTCTGGGGCTGCCGGTGATTACTTCGTCGGACGCGCACTATCCGGAACACATCGCGCGCCGTGCGTTCACGCTCGATATCGGAGATTTGCCGCTGACCGGACCGGACGGCGCGGTCAGTCTGGACACGGTGCGTGCGGCGCTCAAACGGCTGACGTGA
- a CDS encoding response regulator transcription factor: MHTLFIADDELDKFTVLRSNPNWQKYDISICGEAYDGNRTYEELIRLNPDIALIDINMPGMSGLDAIRKAKSHNLKTKYIILTGYDDFKFVKTALELKSVDYLLKPSRIEEIVRTVLKAVNEIEEERQLFSSLIKKFKDNSGAPNSADERESDHIAFPENPVRNALKSERVSLQIQSAMKYIRQHYAEKISLETAAAQSFISPAYLSQLFKQQTGMNFIEYLNHFRIEKSKELLSDPGKKIYNVAYECGFSDEKYFHTIFRKYTGITPNQYRDTLIL; encoded by the coding sequence ATGCACACACTTTTTATCGCGGATGACGAATTGGACAAATTCACCGTACTGCGCAGCAATCCGAATTGGCAAAAATACGATATTTCCATCTGCGGCGAAGCATACGACGGGAACCGGACGTATGAAGAACTGATCCGGCTGAACCCCGACATAGCGCTCATCGATATAAACATGCCGGGAATGAGCGGGCTCGACGCCATACGGAAAGCAAAATCCCATAATCTGAAAACGAAATACATCATTCTCACCGGCTATGACGATTTCAAATTTGTAAAAACCGCGCTGGAATTGAAATCGGTTGACTATTTGCTCAAACCGAGCCGCATTGAAGAAATCGTCCGAACGGTGCTGAAAGCCGTAAATGAAATCGAAGAGGAACGGCAGCTGTTCAGCAGCTTGATAAAAAAATTTAAAGACAATTCCGGCGCACCGAATTCAGCCGACGAGCGGGAAAGCGACCACATCGCCTTTCCCGAAAATCCCGTTCGGAATGCACTGAAATCCGAACGCGTATCGCTCCAAATTCAATCGGCCATGAAATATATCAGGCAACATTACGCCGAAAAAATTTCGCTCGAAACCGCAGCCGCGCAATCGTTCATATCACCGGCCTATTTAAGCCAGCTGTTCAAACAGCAGACCGGCATGAACTTTATAGAATACCTGAATCATTTTCGCATTGAAAAATCAAAAGAACTGCTCTCGGATCCGGGCAAAAAAATATACAACGTGGCGTATGAATGCGGATTTTCCGATGAAAAATACTTCCACACCATTTTCAGAAAATATACCGGCATCACGCCGAACCAGTACCGGGACACCCTTATCCTGTAA
- a CDS encoding cache domain-containing sensor histidine kinase has translation MIRTNRRIKAFLLSRPLKSQISICICIILFTAIIVMWTTFVFIYRKNTGEQTAAVYQQSLESIGQNITFLQETIYGTSTYLILNQNTQDILQFPESKLLNMDAAAKSKLDAASLLSFNTLVSNDYVSFVSFTAKNGYTLYVSRDGGTEGYPYEQIRNAAPYEQAAAKLGAPIWMIIPQDSTVVSAAGTRPKLALIRAVMNTNTYKPEGFLTICVDFSTIQEAFFAESSQKSRQTVFFITEGGTVLGTAETPPTYTYVRKRNGETSIIDPQSVSAGEYVRFNGETCIVAKYHIKSCNAYIIGLTRITDAMQNMNNVLILFLISAVCILLIFTFAAVFSGKLITNPLNRLLESITAAKEGNFSRIVDIRRTDEIGTLANEYNSLMNKLNYQINTVYRLQISEREAELKALVSQINPHFLYNTLDTIYWKCLNAGEKDVSSVIYSLSRLFRLTLNRGNELTYVKNEIELISHYVKLQKTISHNRFDFQPDIDETVYDFLIPKLILQPFVENAIVHAACNTSYTVTVSLCGTLTSEGIFFLIGDNGTGIDPAVLNSLLTDSNVFQDGSERKGSSNYAIKNIRERLKLYYGNTYTLTISSDPGTGTRIELTLPFEPVKQETGNAHTFYRG, from the coding sequence ATGATACGAACGAATCGGAGAATCAAAGCGTTTTTGTTAAGCCGACCGCTTAAATCCCAAATATCAATCTGCATCTGCATTATTCTCTTTACCGCCATTATCGTCATGTGGACGACGTTCGTATTCATTTACCGTAAAAATACCGGAGAACAGACTGCCGCCGTGTATCAGCAGTCGCTCGAATCGATCGGACAGAACATCACGTTTTTGCAGGAAACGATTTACGGAACGTCGACGTATTTGATATTGAATCAAAACACGCAGGATATTCTCCAATTTCCCGAATCGAAACTTCTGAATATGGACGCAGCCGCAAAATCGAAACTCGACGCGGCGTCGCTCCTGTCGTTCAATACGCTCGTTTCAAACGATTACGTCAGTTTCGTATCGTTTACCGCGAAAAACGGCTATACGCTATACGTGAGCAGGGACGGCGGAACGGAAGGATACCCGTATGAACAAATACGGAACGCGGCGCCGTATGAGCAGGCGGCCGCAAAGCTGGGAGCGCCTATATGGATGATCATACCGCAAGACTCAACCGTCGTATCCGCCGCCGGAACGCGGCCGAAACTCGCCCTCATCCGCGCCGTTATGAACACGAACACGTACAAGCCGGAAGGATTTCTGACCATTTGCGTCGATTTCAGCACCATTCAGGAAGCGTTTTTTGCCGAATCGAGCCAAAAATCACGGCAAACGGTCTTTTTCATTACGGAAGGTGGAACGGTGCTCGGTACGGCGGAAACGCCGCCGACGTATACGTACGTCCGGAAACGAAACGGCGAAACGTCAATCATAGATCCGCAGTCCGTATCCGCCGGAGAATACGTCCGGTTTAACGGAGAAACCTGCATAGTTGCAAAATATCATATCAAATCCTGCAACGCGTATATTATCGGATTAACTCGGATTACGGACGCAATGCAGAACATGAACAACGTCCTGATTCTGTTTCTTATCAGCGCCGTCTGCATTTTGCTTATTTTTACGTTTGCCGCCGTTTTTTCAGGCAAACTCATTACGAACCCGCTGAACCGGCTGCTCGAATCCATCACGGCTGCAAAAGAAGGGAATTTCTCCCGAATAGTCGACATCCGCCGCACCGACGAAATCGGTACGCTCGCAAACGAATACAACAGCCTCATGAATAAACTCAACTATCAAATCAACACCGTGTACCGTCTGCAAATCAGCGAACGCGAGGCGGAACTTAAAGCACTTGTGTCGCAAATAAACCCGCATTTTCTGTACAACACCCTCGATACGATTTATTGGAAATGCCTGAACGCGGGTGAAAAAGACGTTTCGTCCGTCATTTACTCGCTTTCACGCCTTTTCCGATTGACTCTTAACCGCGGAAACGAATTGACGTACGTAAAAAACGAAATCGAACTGATTTCCCATTACGTAAAACTTCAAAAAACGATTTCTCACAACAGGTTCGATTTTCAGCCGGATATAGATGAAACCGTATACGATTTTCTGATTCCCAAACTCATATTGCAGCCGTTCGTCGAAAACGCAATCGTACACGCAGCCTGCAATACTTCGTACACCGTAACCGTTTCGCTGTGCGGTACGCTGACAAGCGAAGGCATTTTTTTCCTGATCGGCGATAACGGAACGGGAATCGATCCGGCGGTTTTAAACTCGCTTTTGACGGATTCAAACGTTTTTCAGGACGGCAGCGAACGGAAAGGAAGCTCGAATTACGCCATAAAAAACATCAGGGAGCGGCTGAAGTTATATTACGGCAACACGTACACGCTCACTATCAGCAGCGATCCCGGCACGGGAACACGAATCGAATTGACGCTGCCTTTTGAACCGGTAAAACAGGAGACGGGAAATGCACACACTTTTTATCGCGGATGA
- a CDS encoding ABC transporter substrate-binding protein, with protein sequence MKKYVKTAAVIVMSLVLLVPVFAGGGKDSSGSANGVTTLRFFSNLPDRSSNMGLLEQTLLDEYQKANPNVKIVVEALQDEPYKQKFKAYMAGNNLPDIFAVWGQPSFFEPVMKEGYAAELDPSVYSAYAFVNGSLNGFSYDGKLYGLPRNTDMMVVFYNAKLFADNGIAVPQTVPELIAAAKKFKAKGIAPISMDGKDAWPLAILYHDLVMKRNGDDRAIRDALAKKDFNSPVLLQAAKDLVELVDGGVFQTGFVSADYGASQNIFSQGKAAMYYMGSWEMGMATNDAFSAEFKENLAVMNFMSIPGSVGRQTDMMAWNGGGYAVSGKSSNKTEAVKLLDYMMLPENWTKHAWQQGLGFPGQKFDAFLSGTETDVQKTLVTVLGSATNTSGTPINDSATAVFKTECENAVQALAAKIITPEQFIQKLNDAIKK encoded by the coding sequence ATGAAAAAGTATGTTAAAACGGCTGCCGTGATAGTGATGTCACTGGTTCTGCTCGTTCCCGTGTTCGCCGGCGGAGGTAAGGATTCTTCCGGCAGCGCGAACGGTGTTACGACACTCAGATTTTTTTCCAATCTGCCGGATCGGTCGTCGAATATGGGGCTGCTGGAACAGACGCTGCTGGACGAATATCAGAAGGCGAATCCGAACGTGAAGATTGTCGTTGAAGCGCTGCAGGACGAACCGTATAAACAGAAGTTCAAAGCGTATATGGCCGGAAACAATCTGCCGGACATATTCGCGGTATGGGGTCAGCCGTCGTTTTTTGAGCCGGTAATGAAAGAAGGTTACGCTGCCGAATTGGATCCTTCCGTATACTCGGCGTACGCTTTTGTAAACGGTTCTTTAAATGGTTTTTCTTATGACGGTAAATTGTACGGACTGCCGCGCAATACGGATATGATGGTTGTGTTTTACAACGCGAAATTGTTTGCCGATAACGGCATCGCCGTTCCGCAAACCGTACCGGAACTGATTGCCGCCGCAAAAAAATTCAAGGCAAAGGGAATCGCACCGATTTCCATGGACGGCAAAGACGCGTGGCCGCTGGCAATTCTCTATCACGATCTCGTAATGAAACGGAACGGCGACGACCGCGCTATCCGCGACGCGTTGGCAAAAAAGGATTTCAATTCTCCCGTTTTGCTGCAGGCTGCCAAAGATCTGGTCGAATTGGTTGACGGCGGAGTTTTCCAAACAGGATTCGTTTCCGCCGATTACGGTGCGTCGCAGAATATCTTTTCACAAGGCAAAGCCGCGATGTATTATATGGGATCATGGGAAATGGGAATGGCGACGAACGACGCTTTTTCCGCCGAGTTCAAGGAAAATCTTGCCGTCATGAACTTCATGAGCATTCCCGGCTCGGTCGGCAGACAAACCGATATGATGGCGTGGAACGGCGGCGGATACGCCGTGTCCGGCAAATCGTCCAATAAAACCGAAGCCGTTAAACTGCTTGATTACATGATGCTTCCCGAAAACTGGACGAAACACGCGTGGCAGCAGGGGCTCGGATTCCCCGGTCAGAAGTTTGACGCTTTCCTTTCCGGAACTGAAACCGATGTGCAGAAAACGCTGGTAACCGTTTTGGGTTCGGCCACGAACACGAGCGGTACGCCGATTAACGACAGCGCAACCGCCGTTTTCAAAACGGAATGTGAAAATGCGGTGCAGGCGCTCGCTGCAAAAATAATTACACCCGAGCAATTCATTCAAAAATTGAACGATGCAATAAAAAAATAA